A genomic window from Thunnus thynnus chromosome 12, fThuThy2.1, whole genome shotgun sequence includes:
- the LOC137194581 gene encoding zinc finger E-box-binding homeobox 1-like isoform X4 — protein sequence MPCGPGVHLCSFPLSQPAHEVHVKSLNFILVSLTWFGAISVQHAKGEKPYECSNCKKRFSHSGSYSSHISSKKCVSAAPPNGVTRTSIKIKSPPTTTTTPVMIAPARMILKEKTESKPLQEQLPVTQIKSEPVEYECKPVTATPATSAGANGVVNGGTTTSTTVQAAALPQGVAMVVPTVGLMSPISINLNDLQNVLKVAMDGNVLRQVLGTANRVVTQGKQGIVVQQPQQQIISLPAFVDHDGTTKIIINYSISPAAATTATTQPAPFIVKNSPLPAPTVTTAATPTPTKTDRPSTPEVTDLTIVKAEPESAPVTDTETVVAAQTEKGTVKTSHTEKAQMPKPSSPSTCLLCDDCPDNLEALHLLQHRKAANGEAVDSAALDPSFAALLSEAGVTLEEPPVDDLLSLLKTYFASNANPSQEELRKISESVSIPVDVVRKWFIKMNSGKNVGKSCNDTAVSKKTETTNSNSEDVSNQNGETEEEIKPEASAKASTESGSASPSSPLSLNTGDLVIVKSEPEDPEAPDSQAEPLDLSLPKHLAAALETKTTTPPAKQQEHPLNLTCLRKEQLEGQTIYVNTPQTGRPVNIVTAAQLPTLVAIASQGTVGCLSAINTTTKRTILIPQLTYTYATTAGSATGAKTVVLNGHKTEKRLDSSSDSISVAEEQNDADFAVIKRRRLENGVYPCDLCSKVFQKGSSLLRHKYEHTGKRPHECGVCKKAFKHKHHLIEHSRLHSGEKPYQCDKCGKRFSHSGSYSQHMNHRYSYCKKDGPNSGSGSGPSMFQSELGSPGAGVQSDSRTTTPPSQLDSDERESEEEDDDDEAMCMDDIRVVQVDDGECEIYEGNFDDFVEEEEVVAEEEEPTGEGEEEEEEREEMEEEVVSEVVTVELRNDHPEDEEMEEITEEKEEAASVETEEMADCEADTDKSIREGADGGEPTEEVVTDAK from the exons ATGCCATGTGGTCCTGGTGTCCATCTATGTAGTTTTCCTTTGTCTCAGCCAGCACATGAGGTACATGTCAAGTCTCTTAATTTCATCCTCGTTTCCTTGACTTGGTTTGGTGCAATTTCGGTACAGCATGCAAAAG GTGAGAAACCATATGAATGCTCAAACTGCAAGAAGCGATTCTCCCACTCAGGCTCCTATAGCTCCCACATCAGTAGTAAGAAGTGTGTGAGTGCAGCACCCCCGAACGGTGTCACTCGGACATCGATCAAGATCAAGTCCCCTCCCACCACCACGACCACACCTGTCATGATCGCTCCAGCCCGCATGATTTTGAAAGAGAAGACTGAAAGCAAACCCCTCCAAGAGCAGCTCCCCGTCACCCAGATCAAATCTGAACCTGTGGAATACGAGTGCAAGCCCGTGACGGCAACACCGGCGACATCAGCTGGTGCCAACGGAGTAGTGAACGGAGGGACGACGACGTCGACTACGGTCCAGGCTGCAGCGCTGCCTCAGGGCGTGGCTATGGTCGTACCCACAGTTGGCTTAATGTCGCCCATTAGCATCAATCTGAATGACTTGCAGAACGTGCTGAAGGTTGCCATGGATGGAAATGTGCTCAGGCAGGTGTTGGGTACAGCCAACAGGGTGGTGACGCAGGGGAAGCAGGGAATCGTAGTccagcagccacagcagcagatCATCAGCCTGCCGGCCTTCGTGGATCACGACGGCACCACAAAGATCATCATCAACTACAGCATCAGCCCTGCAGCCGCCACCACTGCCACTACCCAGCCTGCACCgtttattgttaaaaatagtCCTCTCCCCGCTCCTACGGTTACCACCGCTgcaacccccacccccaccaaaACAGATAGACCCTCAACCCCAGAGGTGACTGACCTCACCATCGTCAAGGCAGAGCCAGAATCAGCACCCGTCACAGACACGGAGACGGTGGTGGCcgcacagacagaaaaaggaacTGTTAAGACTTCACACACTGAAAAAGCTCAGATGCCAAAACCCAGCAGCCCCAGTACATGTTTACTATGTGACGACTGTCCCGACAACCTGGAGGCGTTGCACCTGCTCCAGCACCGCAAAGCAGCCAACGGGGAGGCCGTAGACTCCGCCGCCCTGGACCCCTCGTTCGCTGCTCTGCTAAGCGAGGCAGGGGTGACGCTGGAAGAACCACCTGTGGACGACCTCCTCTCACTCCTCAAGACCTACTTCGCCTCCAACGCCAATCCCAGCCAGGAGGAGCTGAGAAAGATCTCGGAGTCTGTCAGTATTCCCGTGGACGTGGTCAGAAAGTGGTTTATCAAGATGAACTCTGGGAAAAATGTGGGCAAATCCTGCAATGACACAGCGGTTTCCAAAAAGACTGAAACCACAAATTCCAATTCAGAGGATGTCTCAAATCAGAATGGAGAGACCGAGGAAGAGATCAAACCGGAAGCATCCGCCAAAGCCTCAACAGAATCTGGAAGCGCTTCCCCTTCCTCGCCACTAAGCCTCAACACCGGTGACCTCGTCATCGTTAAAAGCGAGCCAGAAGACCCCGAGGCCCCGGACTCCCAGGCTGAGCCCCTGGACCTCTCCCTTCCTAAACATCTTGCAGCAGCGTTGGAAACCAAAACGACAACGCCTCCCGCCAAACAACAGGAACATCCTCTGAACCTGACCTGCCTGAGGAAGGAGCAGCTCGAAGGTCAAACCATCTACGTCAACACGCCTCAGACCGGAAGACCTGTCAACATCGTCACCGCCGCGCAGCTGCCCACGTTGGTGGCCATCGCTAGTCAGGGCACGGTGGGCTGTCTCAGCGCCATCAACACCACAACGAAGCGAACCATCCTCATCCCCCAGCTCACCTACACCTACGCCACTACGGCCGGCAGCGCCACCGGAGCAAAGACTGTCGTACTCAACGGACATAAG ACGGAGAAGAGACTGGACAGCAGCTCTGATAGCATTTCTGTGGCGGAGGAGCAGAACGACGCGGATTTCGCGGTGATCAAGAGGCGGCGGCTGGAAAACGGCGTTTACCCCTGTGATCTTTGCTCCAAGGTCTTCCAGAAGGGCAGCTCCCTGCTCAGGCACAAATACGAACACACAG GAAAACGCCCTCACGAGTGCGGCGTCTGCAAGAAGgccttcaaacacaaacatcacctGATCGAACACTCGAGGCTGCACTCGGGTGAGAAACCCTACCAGTGCGACAAGTGCGGGAAGCGTTTCTCTCACTCGGGCTCTTACTCCCAGCACATGAACCACCGTTACTCCTACTGCAAGAAGGACGGGCCGAACTCGGGCTCCGGCTCGGGTCCCAGCATGTTCCAGTCGGAGCTCGGCAGTCCCGGCGCCGGCGTGCAGTCGGACAGCCGGACCACGACCCCGCCCTCCCAACTGGACTCAGACGAGAGGGAGAGCGAGGAAGAGGACGACGACGACGAGGCCATGTGCATGGACGACATCCGGGTGGTGCAGGTGGACGACGGCGAGTGCGAGATCTACGAGGGTAATTTCGACGATTTCGTCGAAGAAGAGGAGGTGGTGGCGGAGGAGGAAGAGCCgacaggagaaggagaagaagaagaggaagagagagaggagatggaggaagaagTCGTCTCCGAGGTGGTCACGGTGGAGCTGAGGAACGATCACCCGGAGGACgaagagatggaggaaataACCGAAGAAAAGGAGGAAGCGGCAAGTGTGGAGACGGAGGAGATGGCAGACTGTGAAGCGGATACGGACAAAAGCATCAGGGAGGGCGCAGACGGCGGCGAACCCACAGAGGAAGTGGTGACAGACGCCAAataa